A single region of the candidate division KSB1 bacterium genome encodes:
- a CDS encoding 2,3-bisphosphoglycerate-independent phosphoglycerate mutase, whose protein sequence is MKSKQKVILAILDGFGLAPAGPQNAIHVARKPQLDAIFAQSSTVTLKTSGLDVGLPAGQMGNSEVGHLNIGAGRIVYQDITRIDRMLETGDFFESPALLNLLSALRAAGGALHVLGLLSDGGVHASDQHWRATLEFCRRQKFPNVILHVFTDGRDTPPHSGLGFVRQLERWTREFGIGRIATVGGRYYGMDRDKRWDRVDKAYRALCFGEGNPEPSAEAVVQHSYDKDVTDEFVLPSVIGDFHGRPLLAANDGVFFLNFRADRARQLTDALTDPAFTGFPAPRKVKYYVTMTRYREQYAFPIVSATQSLARILGAEVSAAGLRQFRIAETEKYPHVTFFFNGGEETPFPGEDRFLVQSPRVATYDLQPSMSAREVTDKLLDVIAAGQHELIVVNFANCDMVGHTGVLAAAVAAVETVDAAVGRMRAAAAQHGYDILLTADHGNAEEMWDPSTNGPHTAHTTNLVPLALISADSSKRLRDGGRLADLAPTILRLLDLPQPPEMTGQCLLVE, encoded by the coding sequence ATGAAGTCGAAGCAGAAAGTCATTCTTGCCATCCTGGACGGCTTCGGCCTTGCGCCCGCCGGTCCGCAGAACGCGATTCATGTCGCGCGCAAGCCCCAGCTTGACGCGATCTTTGCGCAGTCGTCCACGGTCACTCTGAAGACGTCCGGCCTCGATGTCGGTTTGCCGGCCGGTCAGATGGGCAACAGTGAAGTCGGTCATTTGAATATCGGCGCCGGTCGCATCGTTTATCAGGATATTACTCGCATCGATCGCATGCTCGAGACCGGCGACTTTTTCGAGTCGCCCGCGCTGCTGAACTTGCTTTCCGCGCTGCGCGCTGCCGGTGGCGCGCTGCACGTTCTGGGGCTGCTCAGCGACGGCGGCGTTCACGCCTCGGACCAGCACTGGCGTGCGACCCTCGAATTCTGTCGCCGCCAAAAATTCCCGAACGTGATTCTGCACGTCTTCACCGACGGCCGCGACACCCCGCCACACAGCGGCCTCGGCTTCGTCCGGCAGCTGGAGCGTTGGACCCGCGAATTCGGCATCGGTCGCATCGCTACCGTCGGCGGTCGCTATTATGGGATGGATCGCGACAAGCGCTGGGACCGTGTTGACAAGGCTTATCGAGCGCTTTGCTTCGGCGAAGGAAATCCGGAACCTTCGGCGGAGGCGGTGGTTCAGCATTCGTACGACAAAGACGTGACCGACGAGTTCGTCCTCCCCTCCGTGATCGGAGATTTCCACGGCCGGCCGCTGCTGGCGGCGAACGACGGTGTCTTCTTTCTCAATTTCCGCGCCGACCGGGCGCGCCAACTCACGGACGCGCTGACCGATCCGGCCTTCACGGGCTTTCCGGCTCCGCGCAAGGTCAAGTACTACGTGACGATGACTCGCTACCGCGAGCAATATGCGTTTCCCATCGTCTCCGCGACGCAGTCGCTGGCGCGCATTCTCGGCGCCGAAGTTTCCGCGGCCGGGCTTCGCCAGTTTCGCATTGCCGAAACCGAGAAGTATCCTCATGTTACCTTCTTTTTCAATGGGGGAGAGGAGACGCCGTTCCCGGGTGAAGATCGCTTCCTCGTGCAGTCGCCGCGGGTCGCAACCTACGACTTGCAACCGTCGATGAGCGCGCGCGAGGTCACGGACAAGCTGCTCGATGTCATCGCCGCCGGACAGCACGAGTTAATTGTCGTGAACTTTGCCAACTGTGACATGGTCGGCCACACCGGCGTCCTCGCCGCGGCGGTCGCGGCGGTCGAGACCGTGGATGCCGCCGTGGGTCGCATGCGTGCGGCGGCGGCTCAACACGGCTACGATATTCTGCTTACCGCCGATCATGGCAATGCCGAAGAGATGTGGGATCCTTCGACCAACGGCCCGCATACCGCGCACACGACGAACCTCGTGCCGCTGGCTCTGATCTCCGCGGATTCCTCGAAACGCCTCCGCGATGGCGGCCGTCTCGCCGATCTGGCGCCCACGATTCTGCGCCTGCTGGACCTTCCGCAACCGCCGGAGATGACGGGCCAGTGCCTGCTCGTTGAATGA
- a CDS encoding polysaccharide biosynthesis C-terminal domain-containing protein — protein sequence MLEKLKGLTKDSLIYGVGHIATRMLTFLLLPYYSHHLSPAEYGEVTLYFIFVGVVQTFYLYGMDIAFLRYYNLTTDRRERGEITGTTVVTSLWTSAGFTLLIFVGAGVIGPLVVFEPVHPETLPTMIRLCAGILFFDTISTFPYLILRGERKPVRFIGVKTFNVAVNLGLNIYLVGARDMSVAGILWANLIASAVTTVIMWPDISRIWIVRVDWRRFREMIAFGLPNIPTFLFVMVTEAAGRKILEVNNGLGEAGLYSAGYKLGMFMAVVTAAFRFAWQPFFLSHAKDEDAPRLFARVMTYYLLVTCALFLFLTYFTGPVLYTQWPGLGYLIAPEFWAGLSVFPIILLAHIFDGVYANLMPGVYINKLTRRLPLVTGAAAALNIGGNLLLIPVYGMLGAAWVTVASFVLQAVLLWLVVRRAYAVPYEWPRLLKLALVTGILAGLAFAPGLGTVGPRVILLLCYIPLLLALRFFDERELSAARRLVGRK from the coding sequence GTGTTAGAGAAGCTCAAGGGCCTCACCAAAGACTCCCTGATTTACGGCGTCGGGCACATCGCCACCCGCATGCTGACCTTCTTGTTGCTGCCGTACTACAGCCATCACCTGAGTCCGGCGGAGTATGGCGAAGTCACGCTCTATTTCATCTTTGTCGGCGTGGTCCAGACGTTCTACCTCTACGGCATGGACATCGCCTTCCTGCGCTACTACAATCTGACGACTGACCGGCGCGAACGCGGCGAAATCACGGGCACCACCGTCGTCACGTCGCTCTGGACTTCCGCCGGATTCACCCTGCTGATCTTTGTCGGTGCCGGAGTAATCGGTCCGCTGGTTGTCTTTGAACCGGTGCACCCGGAGACGTTGCCGACCATGATCCGGCTCTGCGCCGGCATCTTGTTCTTTGACACCATCTCGACGTTCCCTTATTTGATTCTGCGCGGCGAGCGCAAGCCCGTTCGTTTCATCGGCGTCAAAACGTTTAACGTGGCCGTCAATCTTGGCCTGAATATCTACCTCGTCGGTGCCCGCGACATGTCCGTGGCCGGCATCCTCTGGGCGAATCTGATCGCCAGCGCCGTCACCACCGTAATCATGTGGCCGGACATTTCGCGGATTTGGATCGTGCGTGTGGACTGGCGGCGGTTCCGGGAAATGATCGCCTTCGGTTTGCCCAATATCCCTACCTTCCTCTTTGTGATGGTCACCGAGGCCGCGGGCCGCAAGATTCTCGAAGTAAACAACGGCTTGGGCGAAGCCGGTTTGTACAGCGCGGGATACAAACTTGGCATGTTCATGGCCGTCGTGACGGCCGCATTTCGCTTCGCTTGGCAACCGTTCTTTCTGTCGCACGCCAAGGACGAGGACGCACCGCGGCTGTTTGCCCGCGTGATGACCTATTACCTGCTGGTCACCTGCGCGCTGTTTCTCTTCCTCACCTACTTCACGGGTCCGGTACTCTATACGCAATGGCCCGGCCTCGGTTATCTGATCGCCCCGGAGTTCTGGGCCGGCTTATCGGTATTTCCGATAATTCTCCTCGCGCATATCTTCGACGGCGTGTACGCGAATCTGATGCCCGGTGTGTATATCAACAAGCTCACCCGCCGGCTTCCGTTGGTCACCGGAGCCGCCGCCGCGCTCAATATCGGCGGAAATCTGCTCTTGATCCCGGTCTATGGGATGCTGGGTGCCGCCTGGGTGACGGTCGCGTCATTCGTGCTGCAGGCCGTTCTGCTCTGGCTGGTGGTCCGACGCGCGTATGCGGTACCCTACGAGTGGCCGCGACTCCTTAAGCTTGCGCTGGTCACCGGAATTCTCGCCGGACTCGCCTTCGCGCCCGGCCTCGGCACCGTCGGGCCGCGTGTGATCTTGCTGCTCTGCTACATCCCCCTGCTCCTGGCGCTGCGCTTCTTTGACGAGCGCGAACTGAGCGCAGCGCGCCGCCTCGTCGGACGGAAATGA
- a CDS encoding rRNA pseudouridine synthase — protein sequence MKVRLHKLLSERGVASRRAAEQMILAGRITVNGSRVAVLGTSVDPESDRIEIDGRPLPAAVAPRAFLLHKPVGFLCTCRPSRERGPSILELLPGDRRYFPVGRLDRDSSGLLIVTDDGELAHRLTHPRFGSRKVYLVETAAPLSAEQYSALRAGVALEDGPARPLALHRHSARVIEITLGEGRNRLIRRMIEAVHGRVSALHRIRIGDLEVGDLAAGRWRELNSAEIAGLYAVTSAHRNPSA from the coding sequence GTGAAAGTCCGGCTTCACAAACTGCTCAGTGAGCGCGGAGTCGCCTCACGTCGCGCCGCCGAGCAAATGATCCTGGCGGGTCGCATTACCGTCAACGGCTCGCGGGTTGCTGTGCTCGGCACGTCGGTTGACCCGGAATCGGATCGCATCGAGATCGATGGCCGTCCGTTGCCTGCCGCGGTTGCGCCCCGCGCATTTCTCCTGCACAAGCCCGTCGGCTTTCTTTGTACCTGCCGTCCGTCCCGCGAGCGCGGACCGTCGATCCTCGAACTGCTGCCGGGCGACCGCCGCTACTTTCCGGTCGGGCGTCTTGACCGCGATAGCTCCGGACTGCTGATTGTGACCGACGACGGCGAGCTTGCCCACCGGTTGACTCATCCCCGCTTCGGTTCCCGCAAGGTCTATCTCGTCGAAACCGCCGCCCCCCTCAGTGCGGAGCAATATTCGGCTCTGCGCGCCGGCGTTGCGCTGGAGGATGGTCCGGCCCGGCCGCTGGCGCTTCACCGGCATTCGGCCCGTGTCATCGAAATTACGCTCGGCGAAGGTCGCAATCGCCTGATTCGCCGCATGATCGAGGCCGTGCACGGACGCGTCTCCGCTTTGCATCGCATCCGGATCGGCGATCTGGAAGTCGGCGATCTCGCGGCTGGCCGCTGGCGCGAACTGAATTCCGCCGAAATCGCCGGGCTCTACGCCGTGACGTCGGCACACCGCAACCCTTCAGCTTGA
- a CDS encoding bifunctional 5,10-methylenetetrahydrofolate dehydrogenase/5,10-methenyltetrahydrofolate cyclohydrolase, which translates to MVSKLIDGKSVAAQIQSEVQAGVDELRDEHGIIPGLAVVLVGDDPASRTYVSMKAKTCVKLGMHSLNEHLPADTSESVLLAHIDRLNLDPSIHGILVQLPLPARISAHRVTDRIDPLKDVDGLHPENAGLLCLGRPRFIPCTPLGICELLVRSNVPIKGRHVVIVGRSNLVGRPLSILMSLRHEFGDATVTVCHSASQDLAAVTRLADILVVAIGRREYIRGNMVKPGAVVIDVGTNPAPEAGGKLRGDVAFDEVSAVASRITPVPGGVGPMTIAMLMRNTLHAARLALASRTDAPSPA; encoded by the coding sequence ATTGTGTCCAAATTGATCGACGGAAAATCCGTCGCTGCCCAAATCCAATCCGAAGTTCAGGCGGGCGTGGACGAGCTCCGCGACGAGCACGGGATCATCCCCGGGCTTGCGGTGGTGTTGGTGGGCGATGATCCGGCCTCCCGGACCTATGTGTCGATGAAGGCGAAGACCTGCGTAAAACTCGGTATGCACTCCCTCAACGAGCATTTGCCGGCGGACACATCCGAGTCCGTCCTGCTTGCGCATATCGACCGCCTGAATCTCGATCCTTCCATTCACGGCATTCTCGTTCAGCTTCCGCTGCCGGCGCGGATCTCAGCTCATCGCGTGACCGACCGCATCGATCCGCTGAAGGACGTTGACGGCCTGCATCCCGAAAACGCCGGTCTACTCTGTCTGGGTCGGCCGCGTTTCATCCCCTGTACTCCGCTGGGCATTTGCGAGCTGCTCGTCCGCTCGAACGTCCCCATCAAGGGCCGGCATGTGGTCATCGTCGGTCGCAGCAATCTCGTCGGCCGTCCGCTCTCGATACTGATGTCGTTGCGTCACGAATTCGGCGACGCAACCGTAACCGTATGCCACTCGGCATCTCAAGACCTTGCCGCCGTTACGCGTCTCGCGGATATTCTCGTCGTCGCCATCGGTCGCCGCGAGTATATTCGCGGAAACATGGTGAAGCCGGGCGCCGTCGTCATCGACGTCGGGACCAACCCCGCGCCGGAGGCCGGCGGCAAACTTCGCGGCGATGTCGCTTTCGACGAAGTCTCCGCGGTTGCCTCCCGGATAACTCCGGTCCCCGGCGGTGTCGGACCGATGACGATCGCCATGTTGATGCGCAACACGTTGCACGCTGCGCGTCTGGCGCTGGCGTCCCGCACTGACGCGCCGTCGCCGGCCTGA
- the selB gene encoding selenocysteine-specific translation elongation factor has translation MSRIIVGTAGHIDHGKSSLVRALTGTDPDRLPEEQKRGITIDLGFAFLDDVAAIIDVPGHEKFIRNMVAGASTVDFAILVVAADDGVMPQTTEHLQILRLLGVRRGCVVVTKLSMVEPEWLELVVDQVQKATRRTFLEDGEIFRVDSLRGDGIREFRAWLVSTLSAIEPRADRGLYRQPVDRVFTVKGRGTVITGTVISGALTRETAVRAYPGDALFRVKHIESHASEVEQVRPGQRAALNLLGDTDQLERGVTIGPPTGLLASTRVLVRIEQLESVEPLRDRQRIRVLTGTQEVIGRVQLLATDSGFAVANLLLEEPIVAAWRDHFIVRRYSPLETLGGGIVLDPQPPAFHVKRLALELSAARALAAESIDAAIAAYVAARADFGLALDHLAAAFAVPLAWLGTRIQSPPLSDQIVKLNAVLFRTGRLLEIESAIVERLKSLFSSSAGQVGFAPASLRDRALRDLPDPALDSIIVRLVERSRLAREGGLLRFPERKIALTPDQQRLMDRLNPVLHAAGFTPPSSELLAEQIAAPQADVARALVLMERLGKCRRLGVDMFFDAERFAEAVDAVQRGLRDARELSVADVSKLLSSSRKYVVPLLEYLDERGITQRNGNVRVAGRNAAVAQSKV, from the coding sequence GTGTCGCGGATCATCGTCGGCACGGCGGGTCACATTGACCACGGAAAATCGTCGCTGGTTCGCGCGCTGACGGGCACGGATCCCGACCGTCTGCCGGAGGAGCAGAAGCGCGGCATTACTATCGATCTTGGCTTCGCCTTTCTCGACGACGTCGCCGCGATCATTGACGTTCCCGGTCACGAAAAGTTCATTCGCAATATGGTCGCCGGCGCCTCGACGGTTGACTTCGCCATTCTCGTGGTCGCCGCCGACGATGGCGTCATGCCGCAGACCACGGAGCATCTGCAGATCCTTCGCCTGCTCGGAGTCCGCCGCGGTTGCGTGGTCGTTACCAAGCTCTCCATGGTGGAGCCTGAGTGGCTCGAGCTGGTAGTCGATCAGGTGCAAAAGGCCACGCGTCGCACGTTCCTTGAGGACGGCGAGATCTTCCGCGTCGATAGCTTGCGCGGCGACGGCATACGGGAATTCCGGGCCTGGCTTGTCAGCACGCTTTCCGCGATCGAACCTCGCGCGGATCGCGGACTGTACCGTCAGCCGGTCGATCGCGTCTTCACGGTGAAGGGCCGCGGGACCGTAATCACCGGGACCGTGATCTCCGGCGCCTTGACTCGTGAAACAGCCGTGCGCGCCTATCCCGGCGATGCTCTCTTCCGCGTCAAACACATCGAGTCCCACGCCAGCGAAGTGGAGCAGGTCCGGCCGGGCCAGCGCGCCGCTCTGAATCTGCTCGGCGATACCGACCAGCTTGAGCGCGGCGTCACCATCGGACCGCCGACCGGCCTGCTCGCGTCAACGCGGGTGCTCGTGCGAATCGAGCAGCTTGAGTCGGTCGAGCCGCTGCGCGATCGCCAGCGCATCCGCGTGTTGACCGGCACGCAGGAGGTCATCGGCCGCGTCCAGTTGCTCGCGACGGACTCAGGGTTTGCGGTTGCGAACCTCTTACTGGAAGAACCGATCGTCGCCGCTTGGCGCGATCACTTCATTGTCAGGCGCTATTCCCCGCTCGAGACACTGGGCGGTGGGATCGTGCTCGATCCGCAACCTCCGGCATTTCACGTCAAGCGACTCGCGCTGGAGCTTAGCGCTGCTCGCGCCCTCGCTGCGGAATCCATTGACGCGGCCATCGCGGCCTACGTCGCCGCTCGCGCGGACTTCGGACTCGCTCTGGATCACCTTGCCGCTGCCTTCGCGGTGCCGCTGGCCTGGCTCGGCACGCGGATTCAGTCGCCGCCGTTATCGGATCAGATCGTCAAACTCAATGCCGTGCTCTTCAGAACCGGGCGGCTGCTTGAGATCGAGAGCGCAATTGTGGAGCGGCTGAAGTCGCTCTTTTCATCTTCGGCCGGACAGGTCGGCTTCGCGCCGGCGTCGCTCCGGGACCGCGCGCTCCGCGACCTTCCCGATCCCGCCCTCGACTCGATAATTGTTCGACTCGTGGAGCGGTCTCGCCTCGCGCGCGAAGGCGGGTTGTTGCGCTTCCCGGAACGCAAGATCGCGCTCACGCCTGACCAGCAACGCCTGATGGATCGCCTGAATCCGGTCTTGCACGCCGCTGGCTTCACTCCGCCGTCGTCCGAGCTGCTCGCTGAACAGATCGCCGCGCCGCAAGCCGACGTGGCGCGCGCCCTCGTGCTGATGGAACGCCTCGGCAAGTGCCGGCGGCTCGGCGTGGACATGTTCTTCGACGCGGAACGCTTCGCCGAGGCGGTTGACGCCGTTCAACGCGGCCTGCGCGACGCGCGCGAACTCAGCGTCGCCGACGTCAGCAAGCTGCTCAGTTCTTCTCGCAAGTATGTCGTCCCGCTGCTCGAGTACCTCGACGAGCGTGGCATCACTCAACGCAACGGGAACGTTCGTGTCGCCGGGCGCAATGCCGCCGTCGCCCAGTCAAAGGTATGA
- a CDS encoding glycosyltransferase, whose product MAAERLALSVVVTSYNQRSELERLLPRLCDQTLSGNRYEILVVDDGSTDGSREWLATRPSPVRPLIGSTDRGRSRSRNAGIAAAQGEIVVMLDGDHMVSRDFLECHLAAHAAEHCAIVGKSVFVDHPDFRALNAYLNDSGAAKLPRGTRLPGRYFLTRNCSVRRQTLLDLGGFDEEFTAWGGEDLDLGVRLECAGVPIYGLPAALAIHHHLRPLPDLLRNLYRYGRDGIPLLLRKHPFLFSELNLDHILVSPQGQSRFSGLHRLWFRALISAPIYISLRALAHLLRRHTLPRALFDYLHLRQYARGYMDSLRASGLR is encoded by the coding sequence ATGGCTGCGGAACGCCTCGCGCTAAGCGTAGTCGTCACGTCGTACAATCAGCGGTCTGAGCTGGAACGCCTGTTACCGCGACTGTGCGATCAAACCCTGTCGGGCAATCGGTATGAGATTCTGGTCGTTGACGACGGCTCAACCGACGGCAGTCGCGAGTGGCTCGCAACGCGGCCCTCACCCGTTCGCCCGTTGATTGGCTCCACCGATCGCGGCCGTTCGCGATCCCGGAATGCCGGCATCGCCGCCGCCCAAGGCGAGATTGTGGTCATGCTCGACGGCGATCACATGGTCTCCCGCGACTTTCTCGAGTGTCACCTCGCCGCGCATGCCGCTGAGCACTGCGCCATTGTGGGCAAGTCGGTATTCGTCGATCACCCTGACTTTCGCGCACTGAACGCGTACTTGAATGACTCCGGCGCCGCGAAACTCCCGCGCGGAACACGACTGCCGGGCCGCTACTTTCTTACGCGCAATTGTTCTGTTCGTCGTCAAACGCTGCTTGATCTCGGCGGATTCGATGAGGAGTTCACCGCCTGGGGCGGGGAGGACCTTGATCTCGGGGTACGGCTGGAATGCGCGGGCGTGCCGATCTATGGATTGCCCGCCGCGCTCGCCATCCATCATCATCTCCGCCCCTTGCCTGATCTCCTCCGTAACTTGTACCGCTATGGCCGGGATGGGATTCCGCTTTTGCTCCGCAAGCATCCATTCCTGTTCAGCGAATTGAATCTGGACCACATCCTGGTGTCGCCTCAGGGCCAGAGCCGCTTTAGCGGACTTCATCGGCTGTGGTTCCGCGCGCTGATCTCCGCGCCGATCTACATCAGTCTGCGCGCCCTCGCACATTTGCTGCGTCGCCACACTCTCCCCCGCGCGCTGTTCGACTATCTTCACCTGCGGCAGTACGCTCGCGGCTACATGGATTCCCTCAGAGCTTCAGGCCTTCGTTAA